The genomic stretch CTGCATTGCCAGGCGGCGCAGATCGAGCTCACTTGCCGCCTGCGCTGGCGCCATGCCCGGTCGAAGGCGGCCAAACACCGCGAAGTTCCACGCGTTACTCTGCGGTGAGACTTGTAGAGGCGTCCAGAGATCCGCAGGAGGAAACGACTGAAACTCGGGTGGCGTGACGCCGACGACGGTGTGTGGAATCCCACCGAGCAGGAGTTGTTGGCCGATGGCTTTAGAACTGCCATCGAAGAACCGGCGCCAAAGCGAGTGGCTCAAGATAACCGCGTGCGGGCCGTCCGGCTGGTCTTCGGCGGCCGTGAAGCCCCGTCCCATGATCGGGCGGACGCCCAGCACGTCGAAGTAGCCCGAGGAGACAGGTAGGCCCTCGACGTACTCGGCTCGGTCTCCGGCGACGAGATTCCATCCAGTGCCGCCGCCTATCGCCGCGATCGTTTCGAAGGAACGGAGCCGCTCCCGCACATCGTGGAAGACTTCGCCCGTTTGGGCGCCGCCGCCTGCAGATGTCAGCACGAGCATGCGGTCGGGCTCCGGGTATGGCGGAGGCTTGAGCAGCGCCGCATTCACGACGCTGAAGATGGCGGCAGTGGCGCCGATGCCCAGCGCCAGTGTCACGAGCGCAGCCGCCGTAAACGCCGGCGTATGGCCGAGCGCCCGCACCGCGTAGCGCACGTCGTGCGAAATGGTCTCCACGCTGCCACGAAACCTCGTCATGATTCCCTCCCTACTACAATGGCGATCGATCCTAGCGTAACCAGACGGGCACGGCGACCGGCTTCTTCACAAGCGCTCGGCTGCGCACAGGTGATAGAATCACTCTATTGTGAGCGCTGCTAGAGCATACGAAGAAATCGTCGACTTTCTCGCGGCCGGAACCACGCCAGGCACGCTGGTGGCCTTTCGCCCATCAGAGGGCACACGGGCACGGGTGTCGTATTTGATCGATCGGGAGAAGACTGATAGCTTGTCTTCGGAAGAGCGGTCGGAACTAGATCACTACCTTCAACTAGAACACCTCATGAGGTTGGCCAAGGCCCGCGCGCGACACTTGATGACCTCATGACGCGATACGTCAGCGAAGCCCTACGAGGCTTCGTCGCCGCGCGTGCTGGGTACAGGTGCGAGTACTGCTTGATTCGGGAGGAAGATACCTTCTTCGGCTGCGAGGTCGATCACATCGTCGCTGTAAAGCATGGCGGCCTCGCCCAACAGGAGAACTTGGCGAACGCCTGCTTGGTATGTAATCGGAACAAGGGTAGCGACCTCGGCTCAGTCAGCGCGCCAAGCGGACAATTTACGAGATTCTTCAATCCTCGAATCGACCGCTGGCGGGATTACTTCCAGCTGGATCGCCTCGTGATCAAGGCGCTGACTGATATCGGCGACGTGACGGTACGGATTTTCAGGTTCAATGACGACGAGCGACTGCTCGAACGGCAAGCCTTGGTGGCTGCCGGCACTTATCCAGGCCCGCCAGTGACGTAATCCGCCCTGCCCCCGTCGCAAAGCCCCACCCCAGGAACGAGATCGGCTATGATGCCCAACTGCCATAACCGAACGTGAGACGTGTGTGCGCCGTCGTCCCAAGCGATGTGGCGTGGAGAGTCCTGTTCGCAGGAGGGTCATGAGATTGGCCGCGAAGCATCACGGCTACGGCAGTCCATCTTCGCGCGTCGCGCCATGGCGGGCTGGCCGGCAAGATGGTTCCGCTAGAGCGGTCGCCCACGCGGTGGCGACGAGCACTGTGTGCGTACTAGCGGCGACGCTCACATACGTCTCGGTTGCCTCGGCGCAAACCGCTCCGGGCGCCAGGCTGTCAGCTCTGGTGCCGCAGATCGAGCGCAACTTGCGCGAGAACGTCCTGAAGTTCTG from Luteitalea sp. encodes the following:
- a CDS encoding HNH endonuclease, translating into MTRYVSEALRGFVAARAGYRCEYCLIREEDTFFGCEVDHIVAVKHGGLAQQENLANACLVCNRNKGSDLGSVSAPSGQFTRFFNPRIDRWRDYFQLDRLVIKALTDIGDVTVRIFRFNDDERLLERQALVAAGTYPGPPVT